One segment of Nostoc piscinale CENA21 DNA contains the following:
- a CDS encoding retropepsin-like aspartic protease, translating to MQIAIQPRRKKSQTPTNQNSHRSKSLLFHLFTAGVFFSSIFPLLSTPAAGQVNLGQQLLQEVSKCAEAKIADQQAESETIVTKCALQILTLGSNGEFRPDAVERVAAFMEAVGVKLPQSTSQGQANVKLKLDNESSVFRIPVSIGRQTQTFILDTGSGQTIINTQIAQQLGLNSKPIPNGLLEYKPVIGNNFKNLEVKTHILPDLSVNSATVSGIYGLELPTQALPQDISGVLGLDFLSKFDVVLNPKKQQLQLLPPSKPVAGAIPLKGSFGILTTQVYINGEGPFNFVLDTGAYTIAISKSIAQKLGIDTRNAQTAEVFGLGGRETVKRIKLNQLQIQQHQVTEIDAVIVEQSKILKLPGVEGIIGQNFLNKYQQHWRFDKPNALGVVESGSLVLQPLLME from the coding sequence ATGCAAATTGCTATTCAGCCTCGGCGGAAAAAATCCCAGACTCCAACCAACCAAAATTCCCACCGAAGCAAAAGCCTGCTTTTTCATCTATTTACAGCAGGCGTTTTTTTCAGCAGTATTTTTCCCTTACTATCAACACCTGCGGCTGGTCAAGTTAATCTTGGACAGCAACTTTTACAAGAAGTCTCAAAATGTGCTGAGGCTAAAATTGCAGATCAACAAGCAGAATCAGAAACTATTGTGACTAAATGTGCTTTACAAATTCTCACTTTAGGTTCAAATGGAGAATTTCGTCCTGATGCTGTTGAGCGCGTCGCCGCTTTTATGGAAGCAGTTGGTGTGAAACTACCGCAATCAACTAGCCAAGGACAAGCCAACGTCAAACTGAAATTAGATAATGAGAGTTCTGTGTTTAGAATTCCTGTCAGCATTGGCAGACAAACTCAAACTTTTATATTAGATACTGGCAGTGGTCAAACAATTATTAATACTCAAATTGCTCAACAATTAGGTCTAAATAGTAAACCTATTCCCAATGGACTTTTAGAATATAAACCAGTTATTGGCAATAACTTTAAAAATCTTGAGGTTAAAACTCATATCTTACCAGATTTAAGTGTAAATTCTGCCACTGTTTCTGGGATTTACGGTTTAGAATTACCTACACAAGCATTACCACAGGATATATCTGGAGTTTTAGGACTAGATTTTCTCAGTAAGTTTGATGTTGTACTCAATCCCAAAAAACAACAATTACAACTTTTACCTCCTTCTAAACCTGTTGCGGGTGCTATCCCTTTAAAGGGAAGCTTTGGGATTTTAACTACTCAAGTTTACATTAATGGTGAAGGGCCTTTTAACTTTGTTTTAGATACAGGAGCCTATACAATTGCAATTTCTAAATCTATCGCCCAAAAATTAGGAATTGACACTCGCAACGCCCAAACCGCAGAAGTATTCGGTTTGGGTGGACGAGAAACAGTCAAAAGAATTAAATTAAATCAACTCCAAATTCAGCAACATCAAGTAACTGAAATTGATGCTGTTATTGTTGAACAAAGCAAAATTCTCAAACTCCCTGGTGTAGAAGGTATTATTGGACAAAACTTTCTCAACAAATATCAACAACACTGGCGCTTTGATAAACCCAATGCACTAGGAGTTGTGGAATCAGGAAGTTTAGTTTTACAGCCTTTATTAATGGAGTAA
- a CDS encoding ABC transporter ATP-binding protein: MAKVRLEEIKRRFNNVTAIEDISFEIPDGEFWVLVGPSGCGKSTILRTIAGLETATSGKLFIGDRLMNNIPARQRDVAMVFQNYALYPHMTVAENIAFGLQMRKVDAKLIQERVATVARSLSLEHLLDRKPKQLSGGQQQRVALGRAIAREPQVFLLDEPLSNLDAQLRDDTRAELKQLHQELGITTVYVTHDQVEAMTLADKIVVLNRGRIQQIGEPQSIYAFPANQMVATFLGNPPMNILSAKYTNDGFDVGEQLIAVPEIIREKLQLRPGQNYDLGIRPEHISINEPQRRREHGEEEVGELVVEVKVVEPLGRETLIRASLPGSTVLLNVQLGGNVRVNVGDRLSLQLDLTQLFIFDSITGDRIFPESSN, translated from the coding sequence ATGGCAAAAGTACGTCTTGAAGAAATTAAACGTCGGTTTAACAACGTCACCGCCATCGAAGATATTAGCTTTGAAATTCCCGATGGCGAGTTTTGGGTGTTAGTCGGGCCTTCTGGTTGTGGGAAATCGACAATTTTAAGGACGATCGCAGGTTTAGAAACTGCCACTTCTGGCAAACTATTTATAGGCGATCGCTTAATGAATAACATTCCCGCTAGACAGCGCGATGTGGCGATGGTATTTCAAAACTACGCCCTTTACCCACACATGACGGTGGCGGAAAATATCGCCTTTGGGTTGCAGATGCGAAAGGTGGACGCGAAACTGATTCAAGAACGAGTGGCGACAGTGGCGCGATCGCTTTCGTTGGAACATTTGTTAGATCGCAAACCCAAACAACTGTCTGGTGGTCAGCAACAACGGGTAGCATTAGGAAGAGCGATCGCCCGTGAACCCCAAGTATTTTTATTAGATGAACCTTTATCTAATTTAGATGCTCAATTGCGCGATGACACTAGAGCCGAATTAAAACAACTGCATCAAGAGTTAGGAATTACCACAGTTTATGTCACCCACGACCAAGTTGAGGCGATGACCTTGGCTGATAAAATTGTCGTGCTAAATCGTGGTAGAATCCAACAAATTGGCGAACCCCAAAGCATTTACGCGTTTCCAGCTAATCAAATGGTGGCGACTTTTTTAGGCAATCCACCAATGAATATTTTGTCAGCAAAATATACCAATGATGGCTTTGATGTGGGTGAACAATTAATAGCAGTTCCCGAAATTATCAGGGAAAAATTACAACTGCGTCCAGGGCAGAATTATGATTTGGGTATTCGTCCAGAGCATATTTCTATTAACGAACCACAGAGGCGCAGAGAACACGGAGAGGAAGAGGTAGGAGAGTTAGTTGTAGAAGTGAAGGTGGTTGAGCCTTTGGGGAGAGAAACTTTAATTCGTGCGAGTTTACCCGGTTCGACAGTGTTATTGAATGTGCAACTTGGTGGAAATGTGCGGGTGAATGTAGGCGATCGCTTGTCTCTCCAATTAGATTTAACTCAGTTATTTATCTTTGATTCTATTACTGGAGATAGAATATTTCCTGAATCATCAAATTAA
- a CDS encoding GUN4 domain-containing protein, with the protein MTDPMIVSGTANDIDSLRQRLIAGSLQVQQQIIPQLAELGNEGLEVLMEFLLKRRESPATWIDGKAYQVLYNSDAPNAREFLQTNFPEGIVPLKSDAGINYKPLQQLLAAQDFQAADRMTIEKMCEVAGPTAVKRKWLYFTEVDNFPVTDLHTINNLWLVHSEGKFGFSVQREIWLSLGKNWDNFWPKIAWKDGNNWTRYPNSFIWDLSAPKGHLPLSNQLRGVRVIASLFAHPAWTNKV; encoded by the coding sequence ATGACAGACCCAATGATTGTATCAGGCACTGCTAATGACATCGACTCCCTCAGACAACGCTTAATCGCTGGGTCTCTTCAAGTCCAACAACAGATCATCCCACAGTTAGCCGAATTAGGTAACGAGGGATTAGAAGTGTTGATGGAATTTTTATTGAAACGTCGTGAGTCCCCAGCAACTTGGATTGATGGTAAAGCTTACCAAGTCCTTTACAACTCTGATGCACCAAACGCCAGAGAATTTCTCCAAACAAATTTTCCTGAAGGCATTGTACCTCTAAAATCAGACGCAGGGATCAATTACAAACCTTTACAACAGCTACTTGCTGCTCAAGACTTCCAAGCAGCCGATCGCATGACTATTGAGAAAATGTGCGAAGTAGCAGGGCCAACGGCTGTCAAGCGCAAATGGCTATATTTTACAGAAGTTGACAATTTCCCTGTGACTGATTTACACACCATTAATAATTTGTGGTTAGTTCATTCAGAAGGGAAATTTGGCTTTTCGGTACAGCGAGAAATTTGGTTAAGTCTTGGCAAAAATTGGGATAATTTCTGGCCGAAAATCGCCTGGAAAGATGGGAATAATTGGACACGTTATCCTAATAGCTTTATTTGGGATTTGAGTGCGCCAAAAGGTCATTTACCTTTATCAAATCAACTGCGAGGTGTGCGCGTAATTGCGTCTTTATTTGCTCATCCGGCATGGACGAATAAAGTATGA
- a CDS encoding NADP-dependent isocitrate dehydrogenase, which translates to MYEKITPPTSGSKITFKNGEPVVPDNPIIPFIRGDGTGIDIWPATQKVLDAAVAKAYQGKRQISWFKIYAGDEACDLYGTYQYLPEDTLTAIKEYGVAIKGPLTTPVGGGIRSLNVALRQIFDLYACVRPCRYYAGTPSPHKNPEKLDVIVYRENTEDIYLGIEWKQGSEVGSRLISILNKELIPATPEHGKKQIPLDAGIGIKPISKTGSQRLVRRAIKHALTLPKHKQQVTLVHKGNIMKYTEGAFRDWGYELATTEFRQECVTERESWILSNKEKNPNLSLEDNARQIDPGFDALTQEKKAQIVKEVETVLNSIWDSHGNGKWKDKIMVNDRIADSIFQQIQTRPDEYSILATMNLNGDYLSDAAAAIVGGLGMGPGANIGDACAVFEATHGTAPKHAGLDKINPGSVILSGVMMLEYLGWQEAADLIKKGLGDAIAQGQVTYDLARLMEPPVEPLKCSEFADAIIQHFG; encoded by the coding sequence ATGTACGAAAAGATTACCCCCCCGACTAGTGGATCAAAAATCACCTTTAAAAATGGTGAGCCAGTTGTGCCTGACAATCCAATTATCCCGTTTATTCGGGGCGATGGCACAGGTATTGATATCTGGCCTGCTACCCAAAAGGTACTAGATGCAGCGGTAGCTAAGGCGTATCAGGGTAAACGCCAAATCAGTTGGTTTAAGATTTACGCTGGCGATGAAGCTTGTGATTTATACGGCACTTATCAGTATTTACCTGAAGATACTCTCACAGCAATTAAAGAATATGGCGTGGCAATTAAAGGGCCTTTGACCACTCCTGTGGGTGGTGGGATTCGTTCTTTAAACGTAGCTTTACGTCAAATTTTTGACTTATATGCTTGCGTGCGTCCTTGCCGTTACTATGCTGGTACGCCTTCACCACACAAAAACCCTGAGAAGCTAGATGTAATTGTTTATCGGGAAAATACCGAAGATATCTATTTGGGAATCGAATGGAAACAAGGTAGTGAAGTAGGTTCACGCTTAATTTCCATCCTCAACAAAGAACTCATCCCCGCCACCCCAGAACACGGTAAAAAGCAAATTCCTCTGGATGCGGGGATCGGGATTAAACCCATCAGCAAAACTGGTTCTCAGCGCCTCGTACGTCGTGCTATCAAACACGCGTTAACTTTGCCCAAACACAAGCAACAAGTCACGCTGGTGCATAAGGGTAACATCATGAAGTACACCGAAGGTGCTTTCCGCGATTGGGGTTATGAACTAGCCACGACAGAATTTCGTCAAGAGTGCGTCACCGAACGGGAATCTTGGATTTTAAGCAACAAGGAGAAAAATCCCAATCTTTCCCTAGAAGACAACGCCCGGCAAATTGACCCTGGTTTTGATGCTCTCACCCAAGAGAAGAAAGCTCAAATTGTTAAGGAAGTTGAAACAGTTCTTAACTCAATTTGGGATAGCCACGGTAATGGCAAGTGGAAAGATAAAATCATGGTCAATGACCGAATTGCTGACAGTATTTTTCAACAAATCCAAACCAGACCAGATGAATATTCGATTCTGGCTACAATGAACCTCAATGGCGATTATTTGTCGGATGCAGCCGCCGCCATTGTTGGTGGTTTGGGTATGGGGCCTGGGGCAAATATTGGCGATGCTTGCGCCGTGTTTGAAGCTACCCACGGTACAGCACCCAAGCACGCTGGTTTAGACAAAATTAACCCTGGTTCGGTGATTTTGTCTGGCGTGATGATGTTGGAATATCTGGGTTGGCAAGAAGCTGCTGACTTAATTAAGAAAGGTTTAGGGGATGCGATCGCACAGGGTCAAGTCACCTACGATTTAGCAAGGTTAATGGAACCACCTGTAGAACCTCTCAAATGTTCTGAATTTGCCGACGCAATTATTCAACATTTCGGTTAA
- a CDS encoding DUF29 family protein, which yields MTQELRDLRNSILQGRYEDALAIVDELEGMSKQAILRNIQSYLKILLIHLIKNQVEKRLTNSWVASIRNSVREIQKINIKDNKKSYYVNQDEWECLIEEEVIEDAIADASLEVMNGAYNQFQLADLVNRQELMQKAVELLLLTYTYSPKELPRIVAEKLIQLPGAEN from the coding sequence ATGACACAGGAATTAAGAGACCTCAGAAATAGTATTTTACAAGGACGTTATGAGGATGCTTTAGCCATTGTTGATGAGTTAGAGGGGATGAGTAAACAAGCAATCCTAAGAAATATTCAATCTTATTTAAAGATTTTATTGATTCATCTGATTAAAAACCAAGTGGAAAAGCGACTAACAAATTCTTGGGTTGCTTCTATTCGTAACTCAGTGAGAGAAATTCAAAAAATTAATATTAAAGACAATAAAAAATCTTATTATGTCAATCAAGATGAATGGGAATGCTTAATAGAAGAGGAAGTAATTGAAGATGCGATCGCAGATGCTAGTTTAGAAGTTATGAACGGTGCATATAACCAATTTCAACTAGCTGATTTAGTCAATCGGCAAGAATTAATGCAGAAGGCGGTAGAATTGTTGCTCTTAACTTATACTTATTCACCAAAAGAATTACCCAGAATTGTTGCAGAAAAATTGATTCAATTACCTGGTGCGGAAAATTAG
- a CDS encoding Uma2 family endonuclease, with translation MVVTPIKNTTSTDYSLEDWLQSPSEGKEWVNGELLEKEVTLKHSRIQAKVATYWRNYKDASGQGGEVYTEAPCLTNKQGRRPDVAYLTPELMQQFGEPAVLPQSFPLIAEIISPTDLAEDMIAKSQEYLQSGSEEVWLVFPENSWIIVITKNQRLVFIAGEIVRTQSVLPGFNIAVNELLG, from the coding sequence ATGGTAGTAACACCCATAAAAAACACAACCTCAACAGACTATTCCCTAGAAGATTGGCTGCAAAGTCCCTCAGAAGGTAAAGAATGGGTAAATGGTGAACTGCTAGAGAAAGAAGTGACATTGAAACACAGCCGCATACAGGCAAAAGTAGCTACTTATTGGAGAAATTACAAGGATGCTAGTGGACAAGGCGGTGAAGTTTATACAGAAGCACCCTGTCTGACTAACAAACAAGGTCGTCGTCCTGATGTGGCTTATCTTACTCCAGAATTGATGCAGCAGTTTGGTGAACCTGCGGTTTTACCTCAAAGTTTTCCTTTAATAGCTGAGATTATTTCCCCTACAGATTTAGCAGAAGATATGATTGCCAAATCTCAAGAATATTTGCAATCTGGTAGTGAAGAAGTTTGGTTAGTATTTCCTGAAAATAGTTGGATTATTGTCATTACTAAAAATCAACGCCTGGTGTTTATTGCTGGTGAAATAGTTAGAACTCAAAGTGTACTTCCAGGTTTTAATATCGCAGTGAATGAATTATTAGGTTAA
- a CDS encoding superoxide dismutase, translated as MTLNRRHFLFLLGAGAGTFALDSLALADKSPISQTPSTTGVIELPPLPYAYEALEPHIDAKTMQFHHDKHHAAYVKNLNAALDKHPELKNKPVEELLRKLGKVPADIRTTVRNNGGGHVNHSMFWKIMKPEGGGEPTGEIATAINQNFGNFAAFKKQFNEAGAARFGSGWVWLVRNKNGKLEITTTANQDNPISEGKYPILGNDVWEHAYYLNYQNRRADYLTAWWNVVNWDEINNRFAAANKFAY; from the coding sequence ATGACTCTTAACCGCAGACATTTCTTATTTTTACTGGGTGCAGGTGCAGGTACTTTTGCATTAGATTCTTTGGCGTTGGCTGACAAATCACCTATTAGTCAAACACCAAGCACTACAGGCGTAATTGAACTACCACCTTTACCTTATGCTTACGAAGCATTAGAACCACACATTGATGCGAAAACAATGCAGTTTCATCACGATAAGCACCATGCGGCTTATGTGAAAAATTTGAATGCTGCATTAGATAAACACCCAGAACTGAAAAACAAACCTGTTGAAGAACTGTTACGCAAACTGGGCAAAGTTCCCGCAGATATTCGCACGACAGTTCGCAATAATGGCGGTGGTCATGTGAACCACTCGATGTTTTGGAAAATTATGAAGCCAGAGGGAGGGGGAGAACCAACCGGAGAAATCGCCACTGCAATTAATCAAAATTTTGGTAATTTTGCAGCTTTCAAAAAGCAATTTAACGAAGCTGGTGCTGCACGTTTTGGGAGTGGTTGGGTTTGGCTTGTCCGTAACAAAAATGGCAAGTTAGAAATTACAACTACAGCTAATCAAGATAATCCCATTAGTGAAGGTAAATATCCCATTCTCGGCAATGATGTTTGGGAACACGCTTATTATCTCAACTATCAAAACCGACGTGCTGATTATTTAACAGCATGGTGGAATGTTGTTAACTGGGATGAGATTAACAATCGATTTGCAGCAGCAAATAAATTTGCTTACTAG
- a CDS encoding peptidoglycan-binding domain-containing protein, producing MVTKLDAFKSPRFIGKPLLADVDFFDSLEKVDQFAIDAGIKIYVTSSTRLQGGVVSGAIVRPASRSNHLVGHGIDMNVMLGDKLFNSDALDKSNLKNLPKSIQNFIQSIRNDSMLRWGGDFTPADSVHIDDGLNLRDPATWDAKFPIIQAEMRALSQPNSVSGQPRLLFLTDPPMRGDDVLAVQNALNQKGFNLKADGIFGAATDNAVTAFQEKQGLTADGIVGAGTRKALGL from the coding sequence ATGGTAACTAAATTAGACGCATTTAAATCACCTCGGTTTATAGGTAAACCTCTTTTAGCAGACGTTGATTTTTTTGATTCACTAGAAAAAGTTGATCAATTTGCTATTGATGCTGGTATCAAAATTTATGTCACTAGTTCTACCCGTTTACAAGGCGGTGTAGTGTCAGGTGCAATTGTCCGTCCTGCTAGTCGGTCAAATCATTTAGTTGGTCATGGCATTGATATGAACGTGATGTTAGGAGATAAGCTATTTAACAGCGATGCTCTTGATAAAAGCAACTTAAAAAATCTGCCTAAAAGCATTCAAAACTTTATTCAAAGCATACGTAATGATTCGATGCTGCGATGGGGAGGAGATTTTACACCCGCAGATTCAGTTCATATTGATGATGGCTTAAATCTTAGAGATCCTGCTACTTGGGATGCTAAGTTTCCGATTATCCAAGCAGAAATGCGAGCTTTATCCCAACCTAATTCTGTTTCTGGACAGCCAAGACTATTATTTCTGACTGACCCACCAATGCGAGGAGATGATGTACTTGCTGTACAAAATGCTCTCAACCAAAAAGGCTTTAATCTCAAAGCCGATGGTATATTTGGCGCAGCTACCGATAATGCTGTAACAGCATTTCAAGAAAAGCAAGGTTTAACAGCAGATGGTATTGTCGGAGCAGGTACACGCAAAGCATTGGGACTGTGA
- a CDS encoding glycerophosphodiester phosphodiesterase — MNKKPIIIAHRGASGYRPEHTLAAYELAINFGADYIEPDLVSTQDGVLIARHESEISETTNVAKHTEFAQRRTTKIIDGESKTGWFTEDFTLAEIKTLRAKERIPQLRQHNTVYDDLWEIPTLQEIIDLAKNYSKKLGRKIGIYPETKHPTYFRNINLSLEEPLLTTLQANGYHEKNDPIFIQSFEVSNLQYLAQKTHLPLVQLINLTGQPYDFVISGDVRTYTDLLTKSGLEEIAKYAQAIGIHKDILIPRDHKNKLRSPTSVVANAHASNLQVHAWTFRNEDYFLPLDFQGNPQGEYELFFSLGIDGVFSDFSDTALNVRDRSQSLDIS; from the coding sequence ATGAATAAAAAACCCATCATTATTGCTCATCGCGGCGCGAGTGGCTATCGCCCAGAACATACTTTAGCCGCTTACGAATTAGCAATTAATTTTGGTGCAGACTACATTGAACCAGATTTAGTTTCAACTCAAGATGGTGTTTTAATTGCACGTCACGAAAGCGAAATTTCAGAAACTACTAATGTTGCGAAACATACCGAATTTGCTCAACGGCGCACGACTAAAATTATTGATGGCGAATCAAAAACTGGCTGGTTTACAGAAGACTTTACCTTAGCCGAAATCAAAACATTACGCGCTAAAGAAAGGATACCTCAACTACGTCAGCACAATACTGTTTATGATGATTTATGGGAAATTCCGACACTCCAAGAAATTATTGATTTAGCCAAAAATTATAGTAAAAAACTGGGGCGTAAGATTGGGATTTATCCTGAAACAAAACATCCCACTTATTTTAGAAACATAAATTTAAGTTTAGAAGAACCTTTACTCACTACTTTACAAGCAAACGGTTATCACGAAAAAAATGACCCGATTTTTATTCAATCCTTTGAGGTGAGTAACTTACAATATTTAGCCCAAAAAACGCATTTACCTTTAGTACAGTTAATCAATCTTACTGGTCAACCTTATGATTTTGTCATTAGTGGTGATGTTCGCACATATACCGATTTATTGACAAAATCAGGTTTAGAGGAGATTGCTAAATACGCCCAAGCAATTGGTATTCACAAAGATATTTTAATTCCTAGAGATCATAAAAATAAATTGCGATCGCCCACATCTGTAGTAGCAAATGCCCATGCTAGTAACTTGCAAGTACACGCCTGGACTTTTCGCAACGAAGACTACTTTCTACCTCTAGACTTTCAAGGTAATCCCCAAGGAGAATATGAACTATTTTTTAGTTTAGGAATTGATGGCGTATTTAGTGATTTTTCCGATACTGCTTTAAATGTGCGCGATCGCAGCCAATCACTTGATATTTCTTAA
- the ligA gene encoding NAD-dependent DNA ligase LigA, with protein sequence MIQIHPEAQRTEELRQLLQQASYAYYVLDAPIMEDAVYDQLYRELQELETQHPELVTPDSPTQRVGERPATHFTSVRHNIPLYSLENAFNIDELQAWDQRWRRQLPTTDAVKYVSELKIDGSALALTYQDGVLVRGATRGDGVTGEEITQNVRTIRSIPLRLNFDGIEPIERIEVRGEAFLPLEVFKQINEERQKAGEQLFANPRNAAAGTLRQLDSRIVARRRLDFFAYTLHIPGMDDASIANTQWEALELLQKMGFRVNPNHQLCESLAEVAEYYKYWDTERLNLPYMTDGVVVKLNAFKLQEQLGFTQKFPRWAVALKYPAEEAPTRVENIAVNVGRTGALTPLAEMRPVQLAGTTVSRATLHNSDRIAQLDIRIGDTVIVRKAGEIIPEVVRVIKELRPADTVPFVMPSHCPVCGQEVVRESGEAVTRCVNASCAAILKGSIEHWVSRDALDIKGVGEKLVHQLVDKGLVHSVADLYDLTEAQLLSLERMGEKSAQKLVDAIAQSKNQPWHRVLYGLGIRHVGSVNAQLITEKYPAVEKLETAKQSDIEGIYGIGAEIAQSVYQWFHIDANQALIERLRNRGLQLAAEETATVNESNQKFAGKTFVVTGTLPTLKRDEAKALIHKAGGKVTDSVSQKTDYLVVGEDAGSKLAKAQSLGITQLTEAQLLQMLADE encoded by the coding sequence ATGATTCAGATTCATCCCGAAGCCCAACGCACAGAAGAATTACGCCAGCTTTTGCAACAAGCGAGTTACGCCTATTATGTTTTGGACGCACCAATCATGGAGGATGCAGTCTATGACCAGCTATACCGCGAATTGCAAGAGTTGGAAACGCAGCATCCAGAATTAGTGACACCCGACAGTCCGACTCAGCGTGTGGGTGAAAGACCGGCGACTCATTTCACTTCAGTGCGGCATAATATCCCCCTGTACAGTCTGGAGAATGCGTTTAATATTGATGAGTTGCAAGCTTGGGATCAACGTTGGCGGCGACAACTCCCGACAACTGACGCAGTAAAATATGTCTCGGAGTTGAAAATTGATGGTTCGGCTTTGGCGCTGACTTACCAAGATGGTGTATTAGTCAGGGGTGCAACTAGAGGTGATGGGGTTACAGGTGAAGAAATTACCCAAAATGTGCGGACAATTCGTTCTATTCCCTTGCGTTTAAACTTTGATGGGATAGAACCGATAGAAAGAATAGAAGTGCGCGGTGAAGCATTTTTACCGTTGGAAGTGTTTAAGCAAATCAACGAAGAACGGCAAAAAGCAGGTGAACAGTTATTTGCAAATCCCCGCAACGCCGCCGCAGGTACACTCAGACAGTTAGACTCCCGCATTGTGGCGCGGCGACGGTTAGATTTCTTTGCATACACTCTGCATATTCCGGGGATGGATGATGCGAGTATTGCTAATACCCAATGGGAAGCCTTGGAATTGTTGCAAAAAATGGGTTTTCGGGTAAATCCCAATCATCAACTGTGTGAATCTTTGGCAGAAGTGGCAGAATACTACAAATATTGGGATACGGAAAGATTGAATTTACCCTACATGACCGATGGTGTAGTGGTGAAACTAAATGCTTTTAAACTGCAAGAACAGTTAGGGTTTACCCAAAAATTTCCGCGCTGGGCGGTGGCGTTGAAGTATCCAGCCGAGGAAGCACCCACCCGTGTGGAAAATATTGCGGTGAATGTGGGTAGAACTGGGGCGTTAACACCGTTAGCAGAGATGCGTCCGGTACAATTGGCGGGGACAACAGTTTCTCGCGCTACCTTACATAATAGCGATCGCATCGCCCAATTAGACATCCGCATCGGTGATACTGTGATTGTTCGCAAAGCTGGGGAAATTATTCCCGAAGTGGTGCGGGTAATTAAAGAACTGCGTCCAGCTGATACTGTACCATTTGTTATGCCTAGCCACTGCCCTGTTTGCGGTCAAGAGGTGGTGCGAGAATCAGGAGAAGCCGTGACTCGCTGCGTCAATGCTTCTTGTGCAGCTATTCTCAAAGGTTCCATTGAACATTGGGTTAGCCGGGATGCTTTAGATATTAAAGGCGTGGGTGAAAAATTAGTGCATCAACTGGTAGATAAAGGTTTGGTGCATTCTGTCGCTGATTTGTATGATTTGACAGAAGCACAATTGCTGAGTTTAGAAAGAATGGGAGAAAAATCGGCACAGAAATTAGTAGATGCGATCGCCCAATCAAAAAATCAACCTTGGCATAGGGTATTGTATGGTTTAGGCATTCGTCATGTCGGCAGTGTAAATGCCCAACTCATCACTGAGAAATATCCCGCAGTTGAGAAATTAGAAACCGCCAAACAATCAGACATTGAGGGTATTTATGGTATTGGTGCAGAAATCGCCCAATCTGTTTATCAGTGGTTTCATATTGATGCCAATCAAGCTTTAATTGAGAGGTTGCGAAATAGAGGTTTACAATTAGCTGCTGAAGAAACTGCAACTGTTAATGAAAGTAATCAAAAGTTTGCTGGGAAAACCTTTGTAGTCACAGGTACATTACCCACCTTAAAGCGGGATGAAGCTAAAGCACTCATCCACAAAGCAGGCGGTAAAGTGACTGATTCCGTCAGCCAAAAAACTGATTATTTGGTAGTAGGAGAAGATGCTGGTTCTAAATTAGCCAAAGCCCAGAGTTTAGGCATTACTCAGTTAACAGAGGCACAGTTACTCCAGATGTTAGCTGACGAATAA